The following are from one region of the Paenibacillus bovis genome:
- a CDS encoding beta-galactosidase: MNPINTTTVTPSWTQMLHGADYNPEQWRHRPDILEEDIRLMKLAKCNVMSVGIFSWVSLEPEEGVYTFEWLDEVLDRFAANGISALLATPSGARPAWMSAKYPEVLRVEANRVRNLHGFRHNHCFTSPVYREKVTGMNTLLAERYSNHPAVIGWHISNEYGGECHCDYCQEAFRNWVKQKYGTLEQLNLAWWTTFWSHTYTDWSQVESPAPHGETQVHGMNLDWRRFVTDQTVDFCRHEIEPLRHAERLLPVTTNFMEFFEGLNYWKFADILDILSWDSYPTWHDHEGDTMQAAKIAMMHDIVRSIKQQPFLLMESTPSLTNWQPISKNKRPGMHLLSSLQAVAHGSDSVQYFQWRKSQGSSEKLHGAVVDHAGHEHTRVFRDVQDVGTALEQLQRIRGSQVQAEVAVIFDWENRWAVKDSQGPRNTGIGYEETVLNFYRAFWERGIAVDVIDMEQDLSKYKVVAAPMLYMVREGVGERFEKFVEAGGTLISTYWSGIVNENDLCFLGGFPGPLRSVLGIWSEEIDGLHINDRNRIIADDTNELGLQGTYEVQDLCDLIHLESAKSLAVYGDDFYAGRPAVTVNHYGSGEAYYVAARTKDHFLSDLIESITTRAGVKRTIAAKLPQHVTAHARVQGEEEFVFVQNYSDEVKSLQLDDNDYEDLLNAETMAPSSTLELQPFGIRILKRQL, translated from the coding sequence ATGAACCCGATCAATACGACTACCGTTACTCCATCCTGGACGCAGATGCTGCATGGAGCTGATTATAATCCCGAGCAATGGAGACACCGTCCGGATATTCTGGAAGAGGATATTCGACTGATGAAGCTGGCAAAATGTAATGTGATGTCTGTCGGCATTTTCTCCTGGGTATCCCTGGAGCCGGAAGAAGGCGTATATACTTTTGAATGGCTGGATGAAGTGCTGGATCGTTTTGCGGCAAATGGCATATCGGCATTGCTGGCCACACCGAGTGGAGCACGTCCGGCATGGATGTCTGCCAAATATCCAGAGGTATTGCGGGTAGAAGCGAATCGTGTGCGCAATCTTCATGGATTCCGCCATAATCACTGCTTTACTTCACCGGTTTATCGGGAAAAAGTAACCGGCATGAATACGCTGCTGGCCGAGCGTTACAGTAATCATCCGGCAGTCATTGGCTGGCATATCTCCAATGAGTATGGTGGTGAATGTCACTGTGATTACTGTCAGGAAGCTTTCCGTAATTGGGTGAAGCAAAAGTATGGTACGCTGGAGCAGCTGAATCTGGCCTGGTGGACGACGTTCTGGAGTCATACGTATACAGACTGGTCCCAGGTAGAATCTCCGGCTCCGCATGGAGAGACGCAGGTTCATGGTATGAATCTGGATTGGCGCCGGTTTGTCACAGATCAGACGGTGGATTTCTGTCGTCACGAGATTGAGCCGCTGCGTCACGCCGAGCGTCTGCTGCCGGTAACGACGAACTTTATGGAATTTTTCGAAGGACTGAACTATTGGAAATTCGCTGATATCCTGGATATTCTCTCCTGGGACAGTTATCCGACATGGCATGATCATGAAGGGGATACGATGCAGGCCGCCAAAATTGCCATGATGCATGATATTGTCCGCTCGATCAAACAGCAGCCGTTCCTGTTGATGGAGAGTACACCAAGTCTGACCAACTGGCAGCCGATCAGCAAAAATAAACGTCCGGGTATGCATCTGCTGTCTTCACTGCAAGCTGTAGCACACGGATCGGATTCGGTACAGTACTTCCAGTGGCGTAAAAGTCAGGGCTCCAGTGAAAAGCTGCACGGTGCGGTCGTAGACCATGCCGGCCATGAGCACACCCGTGTATTCCGTGACGTACAGGATGTGGGTACAGCACTGGAACAGCTGCAGCGTATCCGCGGCAGCCAGGTACAGGCAGAAGTTGCTGTTATTTTCGACTGGGAAAATCGCTGGGCGGTCAAAGACAGCCAGGGACCGCGCAATACAGGTATTGGCTATGAAGAGACCGTGCTGAACTTTTATCGTGCATTCTGGGAGCGCGGTATTGCTGTCGATGTTATCGATATGGAGCAGGATCTGTCCAAATATAAAGTCGTCGCTGCACCAATGCTGTACATGGTTCGTGAAGGTGTAGGCGAACGTTTCGAGAAGTTTGTAGAAGCAGGCGGCACGCTGATCAGCACTTACTGGTCAGGTATTGTAAATGAAAATGATCTCTGTTTCCTGGGTGGTTTCCCTGGTCCGCTGCGCAGTGTACTGGGAATCTGGTCGGAAGAAATTGACGGTCTGCATATCAATGACCGCAACCGTATTATTGCAGATGATACGAATGAGCTGGGCTTGCAGGGAACGTATGAAGTACAGGATCTGTGTGATCTGATCCATCTGGAGAGTGCCAAATCACTGGCTGTGTATGGAGATGATTTCTATGCAGGTCGTCCGGCAGTGACGGTCAATCACTATGGTAGCGGTGAAGCCTATTACGTGGCCGCCCGTACCAAAGATCATTTCCTGAGTGATCTGATCGAAAGTATTACAACCCGTGCAGGGGTGAAGCGTACAATCGCTGCCAAGCTGCCGCAACATGTAACCGCCCATGCGCGTGTACAGGGTGAAGAGGAGTTTGTATTTGTGCAGAACTACAGTGATGAAGTAAAATCGCTGCAGCTGGATGACAATGATTATGAGGATCTGCTGAATGCAGAAACGATGGCTCCGAGCAGTACACTGGAACTTCAGCCATTTGGTATCCGTATTCTCAAAAGACAGCTGTAA
- the acsA gene encoding acetate--CoA ligase translates to MGKDTLEVIAVEATQANMMDYEEARRQFDWADVEKRFSWYESGKVNLAHEAIDRHAASELKDKIALHYSDPQRDESYTFEQLRQQSNKAANMLRELGIGKGDRVFIFMPRTPELYFTLLGIIKIGAIAGPLFEAFMETAVRDRLLDSGAVAIVTTPKLVGRVPAAELPELKHIIVYGEESELENGQIHFSTAMDAASDETEIEWVEPEDGLILHYTSGSTGKPKGVYHVHQAMLQHEYTGRVVLDLQPDDIYWCTADPGWVTGTSYGIFAPWLNGATNVIRGGRFSPQDWYETIQRYKVTVWYSAPTAFRMLMGAGDEAVEQYDLSSLRHVLSVGEPLNPEVIRWGYRVYQQRIHDTWWMTETGAQLICNYPRMDVRPGSMGRPLPGIEAAIVDDQGNELPPLRMGNLAIKTPWPSMMRKIWNNPAKYEEYVRIPGWYISGDSAYMDEDGYFWFQGRIDDVINTSGERVGPFEVESKLVEHPAVAEAGVIGKPDPVRGEVIKAFISLREGFTASDELKQEITRFVKEGLSAHAAPREIEFKDKLPKTRSGKIMRRVLKAWELELPTGDLSTMED, encoded by the coding sequence ATGGGAAAAGATACGCTGGAAGTCATTGCTGTAGAAGCTACTCAGGCCAATATGATGGATTATGAAGAAGCCCGTAGACAGTTTGACTGGGCAGATGTAGAGAAAAGATTCAGCTGGTATGAAAGTGGTAAAGTCAATCTGGCTCACGAAGCGATTGACCGCCATGCTGCCTCGGAACTGAAAGACAAAATCGCTCTTCATTACAGTGATCCGCAGCGCGACGAGTCCTATACCTTTGAGCAACTGCGCCAACAGTCCAACAAAGCGGCGAATATGCTGCGCGAACTGGGCATCGGCAAAGGCGATCGGGTGTTTATTTTTATGCCGCGTACACCGGAATTGTATTTTACGCTGCTCGGCATTATCAAAATAGGAGCAATTGCCGGTCCTTTATTTGAAGCCTTTATGGAGACAGCTGTACGTGATCGCCTGCTGGACAGCGGCGCTGTAGCAATTGTAACCACGCCGAAACTGGTCGGACGTGTGCCTGCTGCCGAACTGCCCGAGCTGAAGCATATTATTGTGTATGGCGAGGAATCAGAGCTGGAAAATGGCCAGATCCATTTCTCTACAGCCATGGATGCAGCCTCCGATGAAACGGAAATCGAATGGGTTGAACCCGAAGACGGATTGATTCTTCACTACACTTCCGGTTCAACCGGCAAACCAAAAGGTGTCTATCATGTACATCAGGCGATGCTACAGCATGAGTATACCGGACGGGTCGTGCTCGATCTGCAGCCGGATGATATCTACTGGTGTACTGCCGATCCGGGCTGGGTTACCGGTACCTCCTACGGTATCTTTGCTCCCTGGCTGAATGGCGCCACCAATGTTATTCGCGGTGGACGCTTTAGTCCTCAGGATTGGTATGAGACGATTCAGCGCTACAAGGTCACTGTGTGGTACAGCGCGCCAACTGCCTTCCGGATGCTGATGGGTGCGGGAGATGAAGCGGTCGAGCAATATGATCTATCTTCCCTGCGTCATGTACTCAGCGTAGGCGAGCCACTGAATCCCGAAGTAATCCGCTGGGGCTACCGGGTGTATCAGCAGCGTATTCATGACACCTGGTGGATGACAGAAACAGGCGCCCAGCTGATCTGCAATTATCCGAGAATGGATGTTCGTCCAGGCTCCATGGGACGCCCTCTGCCGGGTATTGAAGCGGCTATTGTCGATGACCAGGGAAATGAACTGCCGCCGCTGCGAATGGGTAATCTGGCGATCAAGACGCCTTGGCCGTCGATGATGCGCAAAATCTGGAACAATCCGGCCAAATACGAAGAATATGTACGTATTCCCGGCTGGTATATTTCCGGCGATTCTGCCTATATGGATGAAGACGGCTATTTCTGGTTCCAAGGACGTATCGATGATGTAATCAACACCTCCGGTGAACGGGTGGGTCCTTTTGAAGTGGAAAGCAAACTGGTCGAGCATCCTGCAGTTGCTGAAGCTGGCGTTATTGGCAAACCAGACCCGGTACGCGGCGAAGTTATCAAAGCCTTTATTTCCCTGCGTGAAGGATTCACAGCTTCGGATGAGCTCAAGCAGGAAATTACCCGCTTCGTCAAAGAAGGATTGTCCGCTCATGCAGCTCCACGCGAAATCGAGTTCAAAGATAAATTGCCCAAAACCCGCAGTGGTAAAATCATGCGCCGGGTGCTCAAAGCATGGGAATTGGAACTGCCGACAGGCGACCTGTCTACCATGGAGGATTAA
- a CDS encoding ATP-binding protein, with protein sequence MNIDPKAPAIDWEYVVQNLKSSVTIADARKPDFPLVFVNGHFTDLTGYTREEAIGYNCRFLQGPDTDPKAVQEFRDALAQKESVTIEILNYTKLGVPFWNEVNLDPIFDQNGECHYFVGIQFDITKRKQAEEQVIRAKEQAEIANLAKSRFLANMSHEIRTPLNGIIGMTELILLNEVEQDLRDNMKIVQNSAETLLMLINDILDFSKAEAGKMNLENIEYNLHELMDMTIKAHRPLTIEKQINLNLHIGYTVPQKVYGDPHRLKQVLNNLIGNAVKFTREGSVDVSVNGIEIDENTMKLHFKVKDSGIGIAEKDRDKLFKSFSQVDDSQSREFGGTGLGLVISQQIVELMNGEITVKSEQGKGSTFEFMIPVTVPEIRSEQMEEPEISEAIEETEQQKAEAAYTLAQSKQNLNTEAGTLRILLADDDRISCLITARMLNKLGYYVDTVDNGLEAIHMLESDNSYDMVLMDIQMPVMDGLESTYAIRHSGKIQNRNIPIIAITANAFKDDQAQVIAAGMNGALSKPVQMERLADLCRQLEEQKKQNKA encoded by the coding sequence ATGAATATAGATCCTAAAGCACCAGCGATTGACTGGGAATATGTAGTACAAAATCTGAAATCTTCAGTGACCATTGCAGATGCAAGAAAACCCGATTTTCCGCTTGTATTTGTTAATGGTCATTTTACGGATTTGACAGGGTATACCCGTGAAGAAGCGATAGGCTATAACTGTCGTTTTTTACAGGGTCCTGATACAGACCCGAAGGCTGTGCAGGAATTCCGCGATGCACTCGCCCAAAAAGAATCGGTTACCATCGAGATTCTGAATTACACCAAGCTGGGTGTACCGTTCTGGAATGAAGTAAATCTGGACCCGATTTTTGATCAGAATGGGGAATGCCATTACTTTGTAGGTATCCAGTTTGATATTACCAAACGCAAACAGGCGGAGGAGCAGGTCATCCGCGCCAAGGAACAGGCCGAGATTGCCAATCTCGCCAAAAGTCGCTTCCTGGCCAATATGAGTCACGAGATTCGTACGCCGCTGAATGGCATTATCGGCATGACCGAGCTGATCCTGCTCAACGAAGTGGAACAGGATTTGCGTGATAATATGAAAATTGTTCAGAACAGTGCAGAGACGCTGCTGATGCTGATCAATGATATTCTTGATTTTTCCAAAGCGGAAGCAGGAAAAATGAACCTGGAAAATATCGAATATAATCTGCATGAATTGATGGATATGACGATCAAGGCTCATCGCCCATTAACTATTGAAAAGCAGATTAATCTGAATCTGCATATCGGTTATACGGTTCCCCAAAAGGTATACGGTGATCCACACAGGCTAAAACAGGTGCTCAATAACCTGATTGGCAACGCCGTGAAATTCACACGTGAAGGTTCGGTAGATGTATCGGTCAATGGAATCGAGATTGATGAGAATACGATGAAGCTGCATTTCAAAGTAAAAGACAGCGGAATCGGTATTGCAGAGAAAGACCGGGACAAGCTGTTCAAAAGCTTTAGTCAGGTCGATGATTCCCAGAGCCGCGAATTCGGCGGTACCGGTCTGGGTCTGGTGATCAGTCAGCAGATTGTGGAACTGATGAATGGTGAGATTACGGTAAAAAGTGAACAGGGCAAAGGAAGTACGTTTGAGTTTATGATTCCGGTAACTGTTCCGGAAATCCGTTCCGAACAAATGGAAGAACCGGAAATTTCCGAAGCGATTGAAGAAACGGAGCAACAAAAGGCAGAAGCTGCTTATACACTGGCGCAGTCCAAGCAGAACCTGAATACAGAAGCAGGCACATTGCGTATTTTGCTGGCAGATGATGACCGAATCAGCTGTCTGATTACTGCCCGTATGCTGAACAAGCTCGGATACTATGTAGATACGGTGGATAATGGTCTGGAAGCAATCCATATGCTGGAATCAGATAATTCCTACGATATGGTACTAATGGATATTCAGATGCCCGTAATGGACGGATTGGAATCTACATATGCCATTCGTCATTCTGGCAAGATTCAGAATCGGAATATTCCGATTATCGCTATTACAGCCAATGCTTTTAAAGATGATCAGGCGCAGGTTATTGCTGCAGGTATGAATGGTGCATTGTCCAAGCCGGTTCAGATGGAACGACTGGCTGACTTATGCCGCCAACTGGAAGAACAGAAAAAGCAGAACAAAGCCTGA
- a CDS encoding glycoside hydrolase family 53 protein, producing MMSVKTIIKRASALVLGLTLISGLGSGYAKITPAAEAASAFAKGADVGWLSEMENYNWAFYNDAGNKQDALQILKDHGINSIRLRVWVNPSINFSNKADVIKQAVRAKNMGFRIMIDFHYSDKWADPGQQSKPVAWNNQDINGLKKSVYDHTYDVLTALKAQGVTPEWVQVGNETNDGMLWEEGRASKNMKNFADLINSGYDAVKKVNAGTKVIIHLSNGYDNSLFRWMFDGLKANGAKYDVIGMSLYPDKSNWQTRNQQTLTNMNDMVARYGKEVMVCEVGMDASDPATSKAFLTDILAKTRSVSGGKGLGVFYWEPESYGTWYAYTKGAFDSKGKVTIALDAFLN from the coding sequence ATGATGTCTGTCAAAACAATAATAAAGCGTGCTTCTGCACTGGTACTTGGTTTGACCTTAATAAGTGGTCTGGGCAGTGGCTATGCCAAAATTACTCCTGCTGCCGAAGCAGCCTCTGCGTTTGCCAAAGGTGCCGATGTAGGCTGGTTATCGGAAATGGAAAATTACAACTGGGCTTTTTACAATGATGCTGGCAACAAACAGGATGCACTGCAAATTCTGAAAGATCATGGCATCAACTCGATCCGCCTGCGGGTATGGGTGAATCCTTCAATTAATTTCTCCAACAAAGCTGATGTGATCAAGCAGGCGGTACGCGCCAAAAATATGGGGTTCCGTATTATGATTGATTTCCATTACAGTGATAAATGGGCCGATCCCGGTCAGCAGTCCAAACCAGTTGCCTGGAACAACCAGGATATTAATGGCCTCAAAAAATCGGTCTATGATCATACCTATGATGTATTGACTGCACTCAAAGCGCAGGGCGTTACACCGGAATGGGTACAGGTAGGCAATGAGACCAATGATGGTATGCTGTGGGAAGAAGGTCGCGCCTCCAAAAACATGAAAAACTTTGCCGACCTAATCAACTCCGGCTATGATGCTGTGAAAAAAGTAAATGCCGGTACCAAAGTTATTATTCATCTGTCCAATGGTTACGACAATTCCTTGTTCCGCTGGATGTTCGATGGACTCAAAGCAAATGGCGCCAAATATGATGTGATCGGTATGTCCCTCTATCCGGACAAAAGCAACTGGCAGACACGTAACCAACAGACACTGACCAATATGAATGATATGGTCGCCCGTTATGGCAAAGAAGTAATGGTCTGCGAAGTAGGTATGGATGCCTCTGATCCGGCTACATCCAAAGCATTCCTGACAGATATCCTGGCGAAAACACGATCCGTATCCGGCGGCAAGGGACTGGGTGTATTTTACTGGGAACCCGAATCCTATGGTACCTGGTACGCCTATACCAAAGGAGCCTTTGATTCCAAAGGTAAAGTCACGATTGCACTGGATGCATTTTTGAATTAA
- a CDS encoding carbohydrate ABC transporter permease encodes MYYKTTGYRIFNVFNIALLIFLSIACVIPLVHVLAVSFSAKAAADANLVGLWPVQFSLEAYKKTMFNPIFLHSIWISVLRTIIGTAITLMLTFLAAYPLSKEESAFKGRTIYSWLFVFSMVFTGGLVPFYIVIQKLGLIDSFWVLVLPGAVNTFLVILMMNFFRGIPKELEEAAFIDGAGPFRTLFTMYLPISMPSIATITLFSMVFHWNSWFDGLLYLNNSSQFPLATFLQTVIIQQDMSSMSASPQEMELISQTTVKAAQIFIGAAPILIVYPFLQKFFVKGMTLGSVKE; translated from the coding sequence ATGTATTATAAAACAACCGGTTACCGTATATTCAATGTATTCAATATCGCACTGCTGATTTTTCTGTCTATCGCCTGTGTGATACCGCTCGTACACGTACTGGCTGTATCGTTCAGTGCCAAAGCGGCAGCCGACGCGAATCTGGTCGGTCTCTGGCCGGTCCAGTTCTCACTGGAAGCTTACAAAAAAACAATGTTCAATCCGATATTCCTGCACTCCATCTGGATCTCGGTACTTCGTACGATCATTGGTACTGCGATTACACTGATGCTGACCTTCCTGGCGGCTTATCCACTGTCCAAGGAAGAATCCGCTTTTAAAGGACGGACGATCTACTCCTGGCTGTTTGTATTCAGCATGGTATTCACGGGCGGTCTGGTACCGTTTTACATCGTGATCCAAAAGCTGGGTCTGATCGATTCCTTCTGGGTGCTGGTACTGCCGGGTGCGGTCAACACGTTTCTGGTCATCCTGATGATGAACTTCTTCCGTGGCATTCCCAAAGAACTGGAAGAAGCTGCTTTTATCGACGGAGCCGGTCCATTCCGCACTTTGTTCACAATGTATCTGCCGATCTCGATGCCATCGATCGCGACCATTACGCTGTTCAGTATGGTATTCCACTGGAACTCCTGGTTTGACGGATTGCTCTACCTGAACAATTCCAGCCAGTTCCCGCTTGCGACGTTCCTGCAGACGGTTATTATCCAGCAGGATATGAGTTCCATGAGCGCAAGTCCGCAGGAGATGGAACTAATCTCGCAGACAACTGTCAAAGCCGCCCAGATCTTTATTGGCGCAGCACCTATTCTGATCGTGTATCCATTCCTGCAGAAGTTCTTTGTTAAAGGCATGACACTCGGTTCGGTAAAAGAATAG
- a CDS encoding N-acetylmuramoyl-L-alanine amidase family protein yields the protein MKRANVWMLGMFMLLLMLIAPSIGHAAEQTHINFNGQELTLPADGQVTTVKGSVMVPLRVVVEQLGYKVTWSNATQTATIKQGSNTLQLTANSYSALVNDKSVDLEAAPSVHNGTTLVPLRFISENTGTSVKWDNAVKTVYLTTTPAATASTGKDTAAPEQENVAKVNAISFSDDRLTITVDGSVSPKYSSLNNPDRIVLDLPKTSFSSTFLKGQQPSVGAIGKVDVTGYPDVAGIRYSLFSSSPSSVRIVLDLNSAQQYKVINNQKGIVMVELDGALNPSTPAAGTNTTPTGTDNGTVSADPADNEPSQSVPATPTSGPGKDGKMLVVIDAGHGGKDPGAPSIQQRKEKDFTLAVVLKIQTLLQQEPNIDFVLTRSDDTYPTLQGRVKTANDLNANLFVSIHGNSTSSAVSPSGTEIYYTRSDSSAFAKVIHDHVINALGLPDRGIHTKSLHVTRETKMPAVLIEAGYLSNRIDESLMYTDEFQQKLAQAVVDGIKEYLGV from the coding sequence ATGAAAAGAGCAAATGTATGGATGTTGGGAATGTTCATGCTGCTGTTGATGCTGATTGCACCTTCGATAGGTCATGCTGCAGAACAGACGCATATTAACTTTAACGGCCAGGAGCTGACACTGCCTGCAGACGGACAGGTTACGACGGTCAAAGGATCGGTTATGGTACCGCTGCGTGTAGTAGTAGAGCAGCTCGGTTACAAAGTAACCTGGTCCAACGCAACGCAGACAGCGACCATCAAGCAAGGAAGCAATACGCTGCAACTGACAGCCAACAGCTATTCGGCGCTCGTTAATGACAAGTCGGTAGATCTGGAAGCGGCACCTTCCGTGCACAATGGCACTACATTGGTACCACTGCGATTTATCAGCGAAAATACCGGTACTAGCGTGAAGTGGGATAATGCGGTCAAAACAGTCTATCTGACCACTACGCCTGCAGCAACAGCTTCGACCGGCAAGGATACAGCTGCACCAGAGCAGGAAAATGTAGCCAAGGTCAATGCTATCAGCTTCAGTGATGACCGATTGACGATTACGGTAGATGGAAGTGTATCACCCAAGTACAGCTCATTGAACAACCCGGACCGCATAGTGCTGGATCTGCCGAAAACTTCCTTTTCCAGTACGTTCCTCAAAGGACAGCAGCCAAGTGTAGGCGCGATCGGTAAAGTAGATGTTACCGGCTATCCGGATGTAGCGGGAATACGGTACTCGCTGTTCAGCAGTTCTCCATCTTCGGTACGTATTGTACTCGATCTGAACAGTGCCCAACAGTACAAGGTGATCAATAACCAAAAAGGAATTGTTATGGTGGAGCTGGATGGAGCACTAAATCCATCGACACCGGCTGCAGGAACAAATACGACTCCGACAGGCACGGATAATGGAACGGTGTCCGCAGATCCGGCAGACAATGAACCATCCCAGTCTGTACCGGCTACGCCAACCTCCGGACCGGGCAAAGACGGCAAAATGCTCGTTGTTATTGATGCGGGACATGGAGGCAAAGACCCGGGTGCTCCGAGTATCCAGCAGCGCAAGGAAAAAGATTTTACGCTGGCAGTGGTATTGAAAATCCAGACACTGCTGCAGCAGGAACCTAATATCGACTTCGTGCTGACACGCAGCGATGATACGTATCCGACTCTGCAGGGACGGGTCAAAACAGCAAATGACCTGAATGCAAATTTATTTGTATCTATTCATGGTAACAGTACTTCTTCGGCAGTATCACCAAGCGGAACAGAAATTTATTACACCCGCAGTGACAGCTCAGCTTTTGCGAAGGTTATTCATGATCATGTGATCAATGCACTGGGACTGCCGGATCGTGGTATTCATACCAAGAGCCTGCATGTTACCAGAGAGACCAAAATGCCGGCTGTCTTAATCGAAGCAGGATATTTGAGCAATAGAATCGACGAGTCGCTGATGTATACAGACGAGTTCCAGCAGAAGCTGGCTCAAGCGGTTGTAGATGGTATTAAAGAATATCTGGGTGTTTAA
- a CDS encoding C40 family peptidase — MKRNIITLLTAAVLLTSTPQVTSAAVTPVPIGKINLPVNFRSGPTTDSDVYSTLQPGTSIKILREVNSHWLRVKVGVKTGYVSAGYVDYKPSSNSVNNSKDTTNSSTTTIVTASSAYTNTKSSDSASTSNVTVSAETTSTPAAVSPSSVPNEPGTGIVEKGVNFRAQPTTGSPVLRTLLVGESFTALEQPTAAWVKIKDKDGVTGYVSTDYVSYTLPPSETAVLNEVPAQTIDEVEDLPYNPPQPAVTMPSLATGSPLDEASADRVIASALALQGVTHYGFGKNEAPTLFDCSSFTRYIYGLEGIDLAWGTRYQKDVGIEVERGQWQKGDLLFFSGGDPSVITHVGIYAGDNKLIHNSPSLDGIAISNLDLNYWVDHYVTARRILR; from the coding sequence ATGAAACGAAATATCATCACTCTACTGACTGCCGCCGTATTACTGACTTCAACACCCCAAGTGACGAGCGCAGCAGTGACACCTGTACCGATCGGCAAAATCAACCTTCCCGTCAACTTCCGTTCCGGTCCTACTACAGACAGCGATGTTTACAGTACGCTGCAGCCGGGGACCAGCATCAAGATTCTGCGTGAGGTCAACAGCCACTGGTTACGTGTCAAAGTAGGTGTGAAAACAGGCTATGTATCTGCCGGTTATGTGGATTATAAACCTAGTTCCAATTCCGTAAATAATAGCAAAGATACGACTAATAGTAGTACAACTACGATCGTAACAGCTTCATCGGCATATACGAATACGAAAAGTTCAGATAGCGCTTCCACGTCTAATGTGACGGTCTCTGCAGAGACTACCTCTACTCCAGCAGCGGTATCGCCTTCGTCGGTACCGAACGAGCCGGGTACAGGCATCGTCGAAAAGGGAGTTAATTTCCGTGCACAGCCAACAACTGGCAGTCCGGTACTGCGCACACTGCTGGTTGGAGAAAGTTTTACTGCTTTGGAGCAGCCGACTGCAGCATGGGTCAAAATCAAGGATAAGGACGGAGTCACCGGATATGTATCCACAGACTACGTATCCTATACACTGCCTCCTTCCGAGACAGCAGTACTGAATGAAGTGCCTGCTCAAACGATTGATGAAGTGGAGGATCTTCCTTATAATCCGCCCCAGCCTGCTGTAACGATGCCTTCACTGGCAACAGGTTCACCGCTGGATGAAGCCTCTGCAGATCGTGTTATAGCGAGCGCACTGGCTTTGCAGGGAGTTACCCATTACGGATTCGGCAAAAATGAAGCTCCTACCTTATTCGACTGTTCTTCCTTTACCCGTTATATTTACGGGCTGGAAGGTATTGATCTGGCATGGGGTACAAGATACCAAAAAGATGTAGGTATCGAAGTGGAACGCGGTCAATGGCAAAAAGGAGATCTGCTCTTCTTTTCAGGTGGAGATCCGAGCGTGATTACGCACGTAGGTATCTATGCAGGAGATAACAAGCTGATTCATAATAGCCCAAGTCTGGATGGAATTGCTATTTCCAATCTGGACCTTAATTACTGGGTCGATCACTATGTAACGGCGCGTCGTATTCTTCGTTAA
- a CDS encoding ABC transporter permease produces the protein MKTLRKTWPFHVMLLPSMIFLLLFSYVPMAGIVMAFQDYKPWLGFTGSEWVGLQNFRYLFERQDSIQVIWNTLIIAVLKLIFNLFVPFVFALLLNEIRKVRLQRTIQTMVYLPHFLSWVILGGILIDLLATDGFVNRILSSFGVQPIFFLGDNDWFRFTVIVSDVWKEFGYNTIIFLAALAGINPALYEAAEMDGASRFRQTLHITIPSIVPIAAVVGTLALGNVLNAGFDQIFNLYNPLVYEKGDIIDTFVYRTAILNGEMGFGTAIGLFKSVISMVLILLSYRAAYKWANYRIF, from the coding sequence ATGAAAACACTTCGCAAAACATGGCCTTTCCACGTGATGCTGCTGCCATCCATGATCTTTTTGCTGTTATTCAGCTATGTGCCGATGGCCGGTATCGTTATGGCTTTTCAAGATTACAAACCATGGCTTGGCTTTACCGGATCGGAATGGGTAGGGCTGCAAAATTTCCGTTATCTGTTCGAACGTCAGGATAGTATACAAGTCATCTGGAATACACTCATTATTGCTGTACTGAAACTGATTTTTAACCTATTTGTTCCTTTTGTATTCGCTCTGCTGCTCAATGAAATCCGCAAAGTACGACTGCAGCGCACCATTCAGACGATGGTTTATCTGCCGCATTTTTTGTCCTGGGTTATCCTGGGCGGAATTTTGATTGATCTGCTGGCAACAGACGGATTTGTGAACCGTATCCTGTCTAGCTTCGGCGTACAGCCGATTTTCTTCCTCGGAGATAATGACTGGTTCCGCTTTACCGTTATCGTATCGGATGTATGGAAAGAGTTTGGATATAACACAATTATTTTCCTCGCTGCCCTGGCAGGTATTAATCCTGCACTGTATGAGGCTGCCGAGATGGATGGAGCTTCCCGTTTCCGCCAGACCCTGCATATTACGATTCCATCGATCGTTCCGATCGCTGCAGTTGTCGGTACACTGGCGCTGGGTAACGTACTGAATGCCGGCTTCGACCAGATCTTCAACCTGTACAATCCGCTGGTCTATGAAAAAGGCGACATCATCGATACCTTTGTCTATCGTACAGCTATCCTGAACGGCGAAATGGGCTTTGGTACAGCAATCGGATTGTTCAAATCCGTAATCAGTATGGTGCTGATTCTGCTGTCTTACCGTGCTGCCTACAAATGGGCCAACTATCGCATTTTCTAA